One Paramisgurnus dabryanus chromosome 10, PD_genome_1.1, whole genome shotgun sequence genomic region harbors:
- the vps26c gene encoding vacuolar protein sorting-associated protein 26C, with protein sequence MSVSLDVRLKRANKVYHEGEVLSGVVIISSKDALQHQGISLSMEGLVNLQLSSKSVGVFEAFYNSVKPIQLVSTNIEVVKPGKVPAGRTEIPFEFPLQAKGNRVLYETYHGVFVNIQYTLRCDMRRSLLAKDLSKTCEFMVHCQPQKSKVQLNPVDFTITPDTLHNVRERTALPKFLIRGHLDATSCVITQPLTGELMVESSEVAIKSIELQLVRVETCGCAEGYARDATEIQNIQIAEGDVCHGLSIPIYMVFPRLFTCPTLETTNFKVEFEVNIVIVLHDDHLITENFPLKLVRV encoded by the exons ATGAGCGTTTCTCTCGATGTTAGACTGAAACGAGCGAATAAAGTATATCACGAAGGG GAGGTCCTGTCTGGTGTTGTGATCATCAGCAGTAAAGATGCTCTTCAGCATCAGGGTATTTCTCTCAGTATGGAGGGCTTGGTGAACCTACAGCTGAGCTCCAAGAGTGTCGGAGTGTTTGAGGCCTTTTATAATTCTGTCAAG CCCATTCAGTTAGTGTCCACTAACATCGAGGTGGTGAAACCAGGAAAAGTGCCAGCAGGTCGAACTGAAATCCCCTTTGAGTTTCCACTGCAGGCCAAAGGCAACAGGGTCTTGTATGAGACTTACCATGGGGTTTTTGTCAACATACAG TACACACTTCGCTGTGATATGAGACGCTCGCTGCTCGCCAAAGACTTGAGCAAGACTTGTGAATTTATGGTGCACTGTCAG CCACAGAAGTCAAAGGTGCAGCTGAACCCGGTGGACTTTACCATCACACCAGACACGCTGCACAACGTCAGAGAG AGAACCGCCTTACCAAAGTTTCTGATCAGGGGTCACCTGGacgccaccagctgtgtgatcaCCCAACCCCTGACGGGTGAACTGATGGTAGAGAGTTCAGAGGTCGCCATCAAGAGCATTGAGCTACAGCTGGTCAGAGTGGAGACCTGTG GGTGTGCGGAGGGATACGCCAGAGACGCCACAGAAATACAGAACATCCAGATCGCTGAAGGTGATGTTTGTCATGGTCTCTCCATCCCCATTTATATGGTCTTTCCTCGACTCTTCACCTGCCCAACTCTAGAAACCACCAATTTTAAAGTCG AGTTTGAGGTGAATATCGTGATTGTACTTCATGACGATCATTTGATAACAGAAAACTTCCCATTAAAGTTGGTCAGAGTTTGA
- the dyrk1aa gene encoding dual specificity tyrosine-phosphorylation-regulated kinase 1A yields MHTGGETSACKPSSVRLAPSFSFHSAGVQMDAQTPQSHPPFGDGHPQGADQSGAALPYASQAPQPNSTQVTADMVMLQRRMPQCFRDPATAPLRKLSIELIKTYKHINEVYYAKKKRRHQQGQGEDSSNKKERKLYNDGYDDDNFDYIVKNGEKWMDRYEIDSLIGKGSFGQVVKAYDRVEQEWVAIKIIKNKKAFLNQAQIEVRLLELMNKHDTEMKYYIVHLKRHFMFRNHLCLVFEMLSYNLYDLLRNTNFRGVSLNLTRKFAQQLCTALLFLATPELSIIHCDLKPENILLCNPKRSAIKIVDFGSSCQLGQRIYQYIQSRFYRSPEVLLGMPYDLAIDMWSLGCILVEMHTGEPLFSGANEVDQMNKIVEVLGVPPSHILEQAPKARKFFEKMTDSTWCAKKTKDGKRYKPAGSRKLHNILGVEAGGPGGRRAGESGHAVADYLKFKDLILRMLDYDPKTRIQPYYALQHSFFKKTADEGTNTSSSVSTSPALEQSQSSGTTSSTSSSSGGSSGTSTSGRARSDPTHQHRHSGGHFSAAVGIDCHNLCPQARQAFVPTLGWVGGDGLQQAAGETHPVQETTFHVPPHQPKALHPHSSHHHHHHHHHHLHQHPQGPARPRPRLYSPSHSASTQDSMEVTHGHLSMTSLSSSASSSSTSSSSTGNHHHAYQSRPLPHGLGFGHNGSMTLGLGAFSNPRQETGAPGHPSYPASTNSGPGHYIAETHVGLRPGMEREESPMAAMCVQPSSVASS; encoded by the exons ATGCATACAG GAGGAGAGACCTCAGCATGCAAACCCTCATCTGTCCGGCTGGCTCCCTCGTTTTCTTTCCATTCGGCCGGCGTGCAGATGGATGCGCAGACGCCCCAATCTCACCCGCCGTTCGGCGATGGTCACCCGCAGGGCGCTGACCAGTCGGGCGCCGCGCTGCCGTACGCCTCGCAAGCCCCCCAACCCAACTCCACCCAG GTAACCGCTGATATGGTGATGTTACAGAGGCGAATGCCTCAGTGTTTCAGAGATCCGGCGACAGCACCTTTACGGAAACTCTCCATTGAACTGATCAAAACCTACAAACACATCAATGAG GTTTACTATGCAAAAAAGAAGCGTCGTCACCAACAGGGTCAAGGGGAGGACTCGAGTAACAAGAAGGAGAGGAAACTTTACAACGACGGTTATGACGACGACAACTTTGACTACATCGTTAAAAACGGAGAGAAATGGATGGACAGATATGAGATCGACTCTCTAATAGGCAAAGGCTCGTTCGGTCAG GTGGTGAAAGCGTACGACCGCGTGGAGCAGGAGTGGGTCGCCATTAAGATCATCAAGAATAAAAAGGCTTTTCTCAATCAAGCTCAGATCGAAGTCCGACTGCTGGAGCTCATGAACAAACACGACACGGAGATGAAGTACTACATCG tTCATCTCAAACGCCATTTCATGTTCCGGAATCACTTGTGTCTGGTCTTCGAGATGTTGTCCTATAACCTGTACGATCTGCTGAGGAACACAAATTTCCGCGGTGTGTCTTTGAACCTGACGCGTAAGTTTGCTCAGCAGCTTTGCACGGCGCTGCTCTTCTTGGCCACCCCTGAACTGAGCATCATCCACTGTGACCTCAAACCCGAGAACATCCTGCTCTGTAACCCCAAAAGATCCGCTATCAAGATTGTCGACTTCGGCAGTTCCTGTCAGCTCGGACAGCGG ATATACCAGTACATCCAGAGTCGGTTTTATCGCTCGCCAGAGGTTCTACTGGGAATGCCCTATGATCTGGCTATAGACATGTGGTCTCTGGGCTGCATCTTGGTGGAGATGCACACTGGAGAGCCTCTGTTCAGTGGAGCTAACGAG GTCGACCAAATGAACAAAATTGTGGAAGTTTTGGGGGTCCCTCCCAGTCATATTCTGGAACAGGCACCTAAGGCCAGGAAGTTCTTTGAGAAGATGACCGATAGCACGTGGTGTGCAAAGAAGACCAAAGATGGCAAAAGG TATAAACCCGCAGGCTCTCGTAAGCTGCACAATATCTTGGGCGTGGAAGCCGGTGGCCCAGGTGGGCGAAGAGCCGGTGAGTCGGGCCACGCCGTCGCTGACTATCTTAAGTTCAAAGACCTGATCTTGCGGATGCTGGACTACGACCCTAAGACTCGCATCCAGCCATATTACGCGCTGCAGCACAGTTTCTTCAAGAAAACTGCGGACGAGGGTACGAACACCAGCAGCAGTGTGTCCACGAGTCCGGCACTGGAACAGTCGCAGTCATCTGGAACCACATCCAGCACCTCCTCAAGTTCAG GAGGTTCTTCTGGAACCAGCACGAGTGGACGAGCCCGATCTGATCCGACCCATCAGCACCGGCACAGCGGAGGGCATTTCAGTGCTGCAGTGGGCATCGACTGTCACAACCTCTGCCCACAG GCGAGACAAGCGTTCGTGCCCACGCTGGGCTGGGTCGGAGGAGATGGGCTTCAGCAGGCCGCGGGAGAGACGCATCCTGTCCAGGAGACCACCTTCCACGTGCCGCCCCACCAGCCCAAGGCTCTGCACCCCCACTCGtcccaccatcatcatcatcaccaccacCATCACCTCCATCAGCACCCGCAGGGCCCCGCCCGTCCACGCCCCCGACTCTACTCGCCATCGCACAGCGCCTCCACGCAGGACTCAATGGAGGTGACGCACGGCCACCTGTCCATGACCTCGCTGTCTTCCTCTGCCTCGTCTTCGTCCACGTCGTCCTCCTCCACGGGGAACCATCACCACGCCTACCAGAGCCGACCGCTGCCGCACGGACTGGGCTTCGGGCACAACGGCAGCATGACTTTGGGATTGGGTGCCTTCTCCAACCCGCGGCAGGAGACGGGCGCACCGGGTCACCCATCGTATCCCGCGAGCACGAACTCCGGGCCGGGCCACTACATAGCCGAGACTCACGTGGGCCTAAGACCGGGCATGGAGCGCGAGGAGTCGCCCATGGCGGCCATGTGCGTGCAGCCGAGCTCGGTGGCGAGCTCCTGA
- the kcnj6 gene encoding G protein-activated inward rectifier potassium channel 2, which yields MEQDVESTVTVRQPKLPKQARDDIPKVLQERERSKQKIQRYVRKDGKCNVHHGNVRETYRYLTDIFTTLVDLKWRFNLFIFVLVYTVTWLFFGFMWWLIAYVRGDLDHIGDNQWTPCVNNLNGFVSAFLFSIETETTIGYGHRVITDKCPEGIVLLLVQSVLGSIVNAFMVGCMFVKISQPKKRAETLVFSTNAVISMRDGRLCLMFRVGDLRNSHIVEASIRAKLIKSKQTKEGEFIPLNQTDINVGYDTGDDRLFLVSPLIICHEINQQSPFWEISKQHLAKEELEIVVILEGMVEATGMTCQARSSYVASEIKWGYRFTPVLTLEDGFYEVDYNSFHDIYETNTPSCSARELAEMTARSRLPLTWSVASKLSQQGALDSRDDPLEKSRQTDEMTERNGDIANIENESKV from the exons ATGGAGCAGGATGTCGAGAGCACCGTCACGGTCAGACAACCCAAACTGCCCAAGCAGGCACGAGACGATATCCCCAAAGTGCTGCAGGAGAGAGAGCGCAGCAAGCAGAAGATCCAGCGTTACGTTCGGAAAGACGGCAAATGCAACGTTCACCACGGAAACGTACGCGAGACCTATCGCTACTTAACGGACATCTTTACCACGCTGGTGGACCTCAAGTGGAGGTTCAACCTCTTCATCTTCGTGCTGGTTTACACCGTCACATGGCTCTTCTTCGGCTTCATGTGGTGGTTGATCGCGTACGTACGAGGAGATCTGGACCATATAGGAGACAACCAATGGACTCCTTGCGTCAACAACCTCAACGGGTTTGTGTCCGCGTTTTTATTCTCTATAGAGACGGAGACGACCATCGGGTACGGCCACAGGGTGATCACCGACAAGTGTCCGGAGGGGATCGTCTTGCTGTTGGTGCAGTCCGTGCTGGGCTCGATAGTCAACGCCTTCATGGTCGGCTGTATGTTTGTGAAGATCTCGCAGCCAAAGAAGCGCGCCGAGACTCTGGTGTTCTCCACCAACGCCGTCATTTCCATGCGCGACGGCCGGCTGTGTCTGATGTTCCGTGTAGGGGATCTGCGCAACTCCCACATCGTGGAGGCGTCGATCAGGGCCAAGCTGATCAAGTCCAAACAGACCAAGGAGGGAGAATTTATTCCTCTTAATCAAACGGACATAAACGTGGGCTACGACACCGGAGATGACCGGCTCTTCTTGGTATCTCCGCTCATCATTTGCCATGAGATTAATCAACAGAGTCCCTTCTGGGAGATCTCCAAACAGCATCTTGCCAAGGAGGAGCTGGAGATAGTGGTGATTCTGGAAGGCATGGTAGAAGCTACAG GAATGACGTGTCAAGCACGCAGCTCGTACGTTGCCAGTGAAATAAAGTGGGGATACCGCTTCACCCCTGTCTTGACCCTGGAAGATGGTTTTTACGAAGTGGACTACAACAGCTTTCACGATATATATGAAACCAACACACCCAGCTGTAGCGCTCGAGAGCTGGCCGAAATGACGGCGCGCTCGCGTCTGCCGCTCACCTGGTCTGTGGCCAGCAAACTGAGTCAACAGGGGGCGCTGGACTCGCGTGATGACCCTCTGGAGAAGAGCCGTCAAACAGACGAGATGACGGAGAGAAACGGAGACATCGCCAATATCGAAAATGAGTCAAAAGTGTAA